The following proteins come from a genomic window of Candidatus Thiodiazotropha sp. CDECU1:
- a CDS encoding BTAD domain-containing putative transcriptional regulator, which produces MELSLFGGFQLTDDTGAVIDLRARKTKALLAWLALHQEKPQPRDRLALLLWEESNDTQARHSLRQALSGLRKVLAGHADALIADQESVLLRSGHIDTDTGAFDALLRDGCSPEYLTQLVSLYGGEFLEGFNPRSNNYEEWLMTQRSHYRELAISSMSKLLDHFLENSEFESGIRLAIKLLASDPLQEQIHRTLMQLYVRLKRPGDALRQYRQCRRLLLRELGISPEAETEQLYSEILQQRSANDSGGKAVDSQRPAVLRSKQQPPPPTQPVQTPQQMRTVTVVHLHLGHYLELLARDDPEDLHKLNKQLLDRLQPLITRYGGILHHQHGDAIVILFGLEKAHGNECEKALQLILELRPEKEPAGEWYVQMGLQSGVATGAVMSDPSGTVSGAVFAQAEELARSGEPGDLLLTESAYLGLRLNLEATRRDASVWAITAIRPGQEQQVNLPPFVGRTRELRQFKTALEACSEDLAGETYLLRGEAGIGKTRLLGEISQSAIPMGVKPHQALVLDFGMEATAEPIPSLLRQLLGLDSNASAHEIENSVKQSMDVEWNPATHPIVLQRLFHLQLETEKTFSIDSISDETQQKGMQQILGSILASATRTAPRLLIVEDIHWADQTTLAHIAGLADVVSRYAALLIITSRVEGEPLDPAWRSAMHGAPLTTLDLSPLPREDAQNLAHQISDQEQRFVSRCIERSGGNPFFLEQLLLGSKDPGENVPDSIRSLVMSRLDLLTAKDRQAVQAAAVLGQRFKLDALDHLLDNQDYRPDALLKQRLLQPEGEGYLFVHALLRDAIYDSLLASHRRALHIKAAAWYEQRDAALYARHLDLGGNEAAAEAYLGAAQSAIQMLDFDQAKSLARRGAEIAQTEKLGAQLNCLQGDLLIHAGAISSAIQAFAAAADSADDATLRCRAMIGQATGLTVQDNLDQALDILEHATPLAETSEDSAILTELHYRRGDILFALARTDECLQAHRVAESQSRQSDNPLLEIRVQAGLADAYYAKGQIVTAQRHFQRCLALAKGEQRLPQEVGNLSMYGLTQLYASSIPDALQTLHEAGRLAAEYGNLRAEMAAYMNLGLVLLFTDDIDAAERYGQLGLTLAQQLRASRFYGDNLATIGEAKVLLGNLEEGIDYLQRAYRAALDSVPTHTAPFILGVLARVTRDEKQRQDAIHEGQRYLDQGSLSHNYLHFYQNMIEVHLHKREPDRMLFYADALAEYTREEPLPWSDFYIARGRLLAQNLRSEGDREVSLQAKQLLDAAAKAGIHAGTQALKIIAGNGTEQLTR; this is translated from the coding sequence ATGGAATTGTCTCTCTTCGGTGGCTTTCAGCTGACTGACGATACAGGTGCTGTAATCGACTTGAGGGCACGCAAAACGAAGGCCCTGCTAGCCTGGCTGGCGTTACATCAGGAGAAACCTCAACCCAGGGACCGGTTGGCACTGCTGCTATGGGAGGAGAGCAACGATACCCAGGCGCGCCACAGTCTGCGTCAGGCACTCAGCGGTTTGCGAAAGGTATTGGCCGGTCACGCCGACGCACTTATCGCCGATCAGGAGAGTGTGCTACTCAGGAGCGGTCATATCGACACCGACACCGGTGCATTTGACGCCCTGTTGAGGGATGGGTGCTCTCCAGAATACCTAACCCAGTTGGTATCCCTGTATGGCGGAGAATTCTTAGAAGGCTTCAATCCCCGCTCCAACAATTATGAGGAGTGGCTGATGACCCAACGCAGCCACTATCGGGAACTCGCCATCAGCAGCATGTCGAAGCTGCTGGATCACTTCCTGGAAAATTCTGAGTTCGAATCGGGAATCCGCCTGGCTATAAAACTACTTGCTAGCGATCCGTTGCAAGAACAGATCCATCGCACCCTGATGCAGCTCTATGTCCGGCTTAAACGACCCGGTGACGCACTGCGTCAATATCGGCAGTGCCGACGCCTGCTGCTGCGTGAACTCGGTATCTCGCCGGAGGCGGAAACCGAGCAACTGTATAGTGAGATTCTTCAACAACGCAGTGCCAATGATAGTGGCGGCAAGGCCGTTGATTCACAGCGTCCCGCAGTACTGAGATCGAAACAGCAGCCACCACCACCCACCCAGCCAGTCCAAACACCACAACAGATGCGTACGGTGACCGTCGTACACCTCCACCTGGGACACTATCTGGAATTGTTGGCCAGGGACGATCCTGAGGATCTGCATAAGCTGAACAAACAGTTGCTTGATCGGTTACAGCCACTGATAACCCGTTACGGCGGCATACTCCATCATCAACATGGGGATGCCATTGTCATACTCTTCGGTCTCGAGAAGGCCCATGGCAATGAGTGTGAAAAGGCACTTCAGTTAATCCTGGAACTGAGGCCGGAAAAAGAGCCGGCAGGAGAATGGTATGTCCAAATGGGGCTTCAGAGCGGTGTCGCTACAGGTGCTGTGATGAGCGATCCCAGCGGTACTGTTTCCGGAGCGGTATTCGCCCAGGCGGAAGAGTTGGCACGTTCAGGAGAACCTGGGGATCTTCTACTCACCGAATCTGCCTATCTGGGACTGCGACTAAATCTCGAGGCAACGAGACGAGATGCATCGGTATGGGCCATCACGGCTATCAGACCGGGGCAGGAGCAACAGGTCAATCTGCCTCCCTTCGTCGGGCGAACCCGGGAGTTAAGGCAATTCAAGACCGCTCTGGAGGCCTGCAGCGAAGACCTGGCAGGTGAAACCTATCTGCTTCGCGGTGAAGCGGGTATAGGAAAAACCCGCCTCTTGGGAGAGATCAGTCAGAGCGCAATTCCGATGGGAGTCAAACCCCATCAGGCATTGGTGCTCGACTTCGGTATGGAAGCAACGGCAGAACCCATCCCTTCCCTGCTGCGCCAGTTGTTGGGACTCGATAGCAATGCATCTGCCCATGAGATAGAAAACTCAGTGAAACAATCAATGGATGTGGAATGGAATCCAGCCACCCACCCGATTGTGCTGCAGCGTCTGTTTCATCTTCAGCTCGAGACAGAAAAGACCTTTTCGATCGACAGCATCAGCGACGAGACACAGCAAAAAGGCATGCAGCAGATCCTGGGATCCATTCTCGCGAGTGCCACCCGGACGGCGCCACGCCTATTGATCGTGGAGGATATTCATTGGGCGGATCAGACGACCCTCGCCCATATCGCCGGGCTTGCCGATGTCGTCAGCCGCTATGCAGCCCTGTTGATCATCACCTCACGGGTCGAAGGTGAACCCCTCGATCCCGCCTGGCGCAGCGCCATGCATGGGGCACCCTTAACCACCCTCGACCTGAGTCCGCTGCCAAGGGAAGATGCGCAGAATCTGGCGCATCAGATCAGCGACCAGGAGCAAAGATTCGTCTCCAGATGCATCGAGCGTTCGGGTGGTAACCCATTCTTTCTCGAACAGCTGCTGCTCGGCAGTAAAGACCCCGGGGAGAACGTACCGGACTCGATCCGCAGTCTGGTAATGTCGAGGCTCGATCTGCTGACCGCAAAGGACAGGCAGGCGGTTCAGGCTGCGGCTGTGCTGGGTCAGCGTTTCAAACTGGATGCCTTGGATCACCTCCTCGACAACCAAGACTATCGACCCGACGCGCTGCTCAAGCAACGCCTGCTGCAACCGGAAGGAGAAGGTTATCTGTTTGTCCATGCCCTGCTGCGGGATGCCATATACGATTCACTCTTGGCTTCTCATAGACGTGCCCTGCATATCAAAGCCGCCGCCTGGTATGAACAGCGTGATGCGGCCCTTTATGCCAGGCATCTGGACCTTGGCGGGAATGAGGCCGCGGCGGAGGCCTATCTCGGGGCAGCTCAATCGGCTATTCAGATGCTTGACTTCGACCAGGCGAAATCACTGGCCAGGCGTGGCGCTGAAATTGCGCAAACAGAGAAGTTGGGCGCTCAACTGAACTGCCTGCAAGGGGATCTATTGATACATGCGGGTGCCATATCGTCCGCCATCCAGGCATTTGCCGCTGCCGCGGATTCAGCAGATGATGCAACTCTCCGTTGTCGCGCAATGATCGGGCAGGCCACCGGCCTGACGGTCCAGGATAATCTGGATCAGGCCCTGGATATCCTGGAGCATGCCACCCCATTGGCGGAGACCAGTGAAGACAGCGCCATACTCACCGAACTACACTATCGACGCGGGGATATCCTGTTCGCCCTGGCACGCACCGATGAGTGCCTGCAAGCACACAGGGTGGCTGAATCCCAATCCAGACAATCCGACAATCCGCTGCTCGAGATTCGCGTCCAGGCAGGATTGGCGGATGCCTACTATGCCAAGGGACAAATAGTCACGGCGCAACGCCATTTCCAACGCTGCCTGGCGCTGGCAAAGGGGGAACAGCGGTTGCCCCAGGAGGTCGGCAACCTCTCCATGTATGGCTTGACCCAGCTATATGCCAGCTCGATCCCGGATGCCCTGCAGACCCTGCATGAAGCAGGCAGGCTCGCCGCAGAATACGGCAACTTGCGGGCCGAGATGGCGGCCTATATGAACCTTGGTCTGGTACTGCTCTTCACAGATGATATCGACGCGGCGGAACGATACGGCCAATTGGGACTGACACTGGCGCAACAACTCAGGGCCAGTCGTTTTTATGGCGATAACCTTGCCACCATCGGTGAGGCCAAGGTGTTGTTGGGAAACCTGGAAGAGGGTATCGACTACCTGCAACGCGCCTATCGGGCTGCCCTCGATTCCGTTCCAACCCACACCGCGCCTTTTATCCTTGGTGTACTGGCACGGGTGACCCGGGACGAGAAACAGCGCCAAGATGCGATCCATGAAGGGCAGCGCTACCTGGATCAAGGCAGCCTCAGCCACAACTACCTGCACTTTTATCAAAACATGATCGAGGTCCATCTTCACAAACGGGAACCTGACAGGATGCTCTTTTACGCAGATGCCTTGGCGGAATACACCCGGGAAGAGCCTCTCCCCTGGAGCGATTTCTATATCGCCCGGGGTCGGCTGTTGGCGCAAAACCTACGAAGTGAAGGTGATCGGGAAGTGTCGCTGCAGGCGAAACAGCTGCTCGATGCCGCCGCCAAGGCAGGCATCCATGCGGGCACGCAAGCGCTAAAGATAATTGCCGGTAACGGAACCGAGCAGCTTACTCGCTGA
- a CDS encoding heme biosynthesis HemY N-terminal domain-containing protein, which yields MRTLIAAFIALLTAVAITLLVKQDNGYILIGYGNWTLEGSLALFCLAILLLFLLAYVAIRTLSRLWQMPERVAEWRRKRRNLKARQALTRGLVELAEGRWKVAERHLTRNVSQSETPLLNYLAAARAAQLQGEHTRRDDYLHLAHESMPSADVAVGLTQAELQLAHQQYEQALATLMHVRSLSPKHTYVLTLLKKLYENLGEWKKLEEMLPELKRRKVISEADYQALEVRVYHKRLKQESSTVDDIVRYWQGIPKGIKQQQGMLYQYSEHMMDLEAGSRVEPLIAASLQRQWNSELVTLYGQIELANPSHQLAMAEGWLKAHQEDPVLLLTLARLSLQNKLWGKARSYLEASIGISPIPESYQQLGLLLQRLGEDDEALRCFRAGLALLHTEPQRELPSIGSRPALANKSIIDETPSSETLITSVRS from the coding sequence GTGAGAACCCTGATCGCAGCATTCATTGCGCTGTTGACGGCGGTCGCGATCACCCTCCTGGTGAAACAGGATAACGGCTATATCCTGATCGGTTATGGCAACTGGACCCTGGAAGGCAGCCTGGCCCTGTTTTGCCTAGCCATCTTGCTGCTGTTTCTGCTTGCCTATGTGGCAATCAGGACCCTTTCACGCCTCTGGCAGATGCCGGAACGGGTGGCCGAGTGGCGACGAAAACGCCGTAACCTCAAGGCCAGGCAGGCCCTGACCCGCGGCCTGGTGGAACTCGCCGAAGGGCGCTGGAAGGTCGCGGAGCGGCACCTGACACGCAACGTCAGCCAATCGGAGACCCCCCTGCTCAACTATCTGGCGGCGGCTCGCGCCGCTCAACTACAAGGTGAACATACCCGGAGAGATGACTATCTCCACTTGGCCCACGAGAGTATGCCTTCCGCCGATGTGGCCGTGGGTCTGACCCAGGCTGAGTTGCAGTTGGCTCATCAGCAGTACGAACAAGCGCTTGCGACCTTGATGCATGTGCGATCCTTGTCGCCCAAGCATACATATGTGCTGACCCTGTTGAAAAAACTCTATGAAAACCTTGGTGAATGGAAAAAACTGGAAGAGATGCTGCCGGAGTTGAAGCGCCGCAAGGTAATCAGTGAAGCCGACTACCAGGCGCTGGAGGTTCGTGTCTATCACAAACGCCTGAAACAGGAGTCTTCGACGGTCGATGATATCGTGCGCTACTGGCAGGGCATTCCCAAGGGGATTAAACAGCAGCAGGGAATGTTGTATCAGTACAGTGAACATATGATGGACCTGGAGGCGGGTTCACGGGTTGAGCCCTTGATTGCAGCCTCGCTGCAACGGCAATGGAACAGCGAACTGGTCACCCTCTATGGACAGATCGAACTTGCCAATCCCTCTCACCAGTTGGCGATGGCAGAAGGCTGGCTGAAAGCGCATCAAGAGGATCCAGTGCTGTTATTGACGCTCGCCAGGCTCTCCCTGCAGAACAAATTGTGGGGTAAGGCGCGCAGCTATCTGGAGGCCAGTATCGGCATATCGCCTATCCCGGAGTCCTATCAGCAGCTTGGCCTGTTGTTACAGCGCCTTGGTGAGGACGATGAAGCGCTACGCTGTTTTCGTGCCGGTTTGGCCTTGCTGCATACCGAGCCTCAGCGGGAGTTGCCAAGCATCGGCAGCCGACCGGCATTGGCCAACAAATCCATCATCGATGAAACCCCCAGTAGTGAAACTTTAATCACATCTGTAAGATCCTGA
- a CDS encoding TraR/DksA family transcriptional regulator encodes MMTADEINTIRERLLHLQAELQAVDETSQAAGETVELDQSRVGRLSRMDAMQAQQMAQETARRRLQQLSKIEGALRRIDADEYGYCFICKEAIDVRRLNADPTITRCIDCAEV; translated from the coding sequence ATGATGACAGCCGACGAAATCAATACGATCAGGGAGAGATTGTTGCATCTGCAAGCGGAGCTGCAGGCCGTCGATGAGACATCGCAAGCGGCGGGAGAGACTGTCGAACTGGACCAGAGCCGGGTCGGACGTCTGAGTCGTATGGACGCCATGCAGGCCCAACAAATGGCCCAGGAGACCGCCAGGAGACGTCTACAACAGCTATCAAAAATCGAGGGAGCCCTGCGGCGTATCGATGCAGATGAGTATGGTTATTGCTTTATCTGTAAAGAGGCTATCGATGTGCGCCGGCTGAATGCCGATCCTACCATCACGCGATGTATCGATTGTGCCGAGGTGTAA
- a CDS encoding uroporphyrinogen-III synthase, whose protein sequence is MSDFDFKGKGILVTRAAHQAIGLAQRIRESQGRAIGFPALEILPSQHPDQARNLLRQPWDVIIFVSPNAVTHAMQLLSDHRLVATLGAVGQATAAALRQCGYSIDLIPADRYDSEGLLKLAPLQRMAAKRVLIVRGEGGRTLLGESLQARGAEVGYAEVYRRIKPSVDPTPLLAQWQEQVDLVTVTSVEVMHNLKTMLGEQGWPMLRHTPLLVISERMHLEAKKEGFETILLATGADDDAILAAIQDWIGCPT, encoded by the coding sequence ATGTCGGATTTTGATTTTAAAGGCAAGGGTATCCTGGTTACACGGGCCGCTCATCAGGCCATAGGTCTGGCACAGCGGATTCGGGAGAGTCAGGGCAGAGCCATAGGTTTTCCAGCGTTGGAAATCCTTCCCAGCCAACATCCCGACCAGGCACGCAACCTGCTGCGGCAGCCCTGGGATGTGATCATTTTCGTCAGCCCCAATGCGGTCACCCATGCAATGCAACTGTTATCGGACCATAGGCTGGTCGCTACCCTGGGGGCGGTGGGGCAGGCGACTGCAGCAGCGTTGCGTCAGTGCGGGTATAGTATTGATCTGATTCCTGCGGATCGATATGACAGCGAGGGTTTGCTCAAGTTGGCCCCGTTGCAGAGAATGGCCGCTAAAAGGGTATTGATCGTTCGCGGGGAAGGGGGGCGCACCCTGTTGGGGGAGAGCCTCCAGGCGAGAGGTGCTGAAGTAGGTTATGCTGAGGTCTATCGGCGGATCAAGCCCTCAGTCGATCCTACCCCATTGCTGGCGCAATGGCAGGAGCAGGTCGATCTGGTGACTGTCACCAGTGTCGAGGTGATGCATAATCTGAAAACAATGTTGGGAGAACAAGGCTGGCCAATGTTACGCCATACCCCGCTCCTGGTGATTAGCGAACGGATGCATCTTGAGGCGAAGAAAGAGGGGTTCGAGACGATTCTGCTTGCCACAGGTGCCGATGATGATGCGATCTTGGCGGCGATTCAGGACTGGATAGGATGCCCCACCTGA
- a CDS encoding uroporphyrinogen-III C-methyltransferase, with amino-acid sequence MSETSNESGNSRTEAEADFTEAIEGEVERIDDEGGKSALSRLPMVIALVALLAVAAGLVLGYRYWLDMKQTLVSLNSVLDKANQEQSQFAQQLQQTRQQFEQQQQAIAAQKAALEEQAENIRRSRETAKQQGDQLYNSLAEIQTRMGGKEGQWRVAEAEYLLRVANHRLNLMGDPDTALEALKSADERLTASGDPGWSGVREMIAAEITGLTALPKLDSAGISAELTALAARVEALPLMDSGMVQAPRSAQPETSREVADSGGLQLDKLLDDFWQGFKSMMVIRHHERPVSAMLPPEQRYFLIQNLRLKMENAKAAMVGRNQALYADNLTSALDWVDHYFQTSAPEVIGFKSQLEGLAARIIAPELPDISGSLRALQERRKTLNREGLR; translated from the coding sequence ATGAGTGAGACAAGCAACGAATCTGGCAATAGCCGGACAGAGGCCGAGGCGGACTTCACAGAGGCCATCGAAGGCGAGGTAGAGCGCATCGATGATGAAGGGGGGAAATCCGCACTTTCCCGTCTACCCATGGTCATCGCCCTGGTGGCACTGCTGGCGGTGGCCGCCGGTCTGGTGCTTGGCTATCGCTATTGGCTCGATATGAAGCAGACCCTGGTATCGCTCAATAGTGTCCTGGACAAGGCCAATCAGGAGCAGTCGCAATTTGCGCAACAGCTGCAGCAGACCCGGCAGCAATTCGAGCAACAGCAACAGGCGATAGCGGCACAAAAGGCAGCCTTGGAGGAACAGGCCGAGAACATCCGCCGCTCACGTGAGACAGCCAAACAGCAGGGTGATCAACTCTACAACTCATTGGCCGAGATACAGACCCGCATGGGGGGCAAGGAGGGGCAGTGGCGGGTGGCCGAGGCCGAATATCTGCTGCGTGTCGCCAACCACCGTTTGAACCTCATGGGTGATCCGGACACTGCCCTGGAGGCGTTAAAATCCGCAGATGAGCGTCTCACTGCAAGTGGTGATCCGGGCTGGTCGGGAGTACGCGAGATGATCGCTGCAGAGATAACTGGATTGACCGCCCTGCCGAAGCTGGACAGTGCGGGGATCAGCGCCGAGTTGACCGCCCTGGCAGCGCGGGTGGAGGCGCTACCCTTGATGGATTCAGGGATGGTCCAGGCGCCCCGATCGGCGCAGCCAGAAACATCCCGGGAGGTTGCCGACAGTGGAGGATTGCAACTGGATAAACTGCTAGACGATTTTTGGCAGGGTTTTAAGTCGATGATGGTGATCCGTCATCACGAGCGTCCTGTAAGCGCCATGCTGCCACCCGAGCAACGCTATTTTCTTATCCAGAATCTACGCCTCAAAATGGAGAATGCAAAGGCGGCGATGGTGGGACGAAACCAGGCCCTGTATGCGGACAACCTGACCAGTGCCCTTGATTGGGTAGATCACTATTTCCAAACCTCGGCCCCTGAGGTGATCGGTTTCAAGTCACAATTGGAGGGGTTGGCGGCAAGGATCATCGCACCTGAGTTGCCCGACATCTCAGGTTCCCTGCGTGCCCTGCAGGAGAGACGTAAAACATTGAACCGGGAGGGACTCCGGTGA
- a CDS encoding c-type cytochrome encodes MERLEAMRLNPDYDRGKAVYEICAVCHMPEGWGTPNGAYPQIAGQHRSVVIKQLADIRAKNRDNPSMYPFALPEEIGDAQAIADVAYYIEALKMTTATGKGDGSDLQRGESLFKKHCIDCHGEQGEGQFDKAYPAIHGQHYNYLLRQLIWIQNGKRRNGNKEMVKIIEAMDTRDFKALSDYVSRMLPLAEKRSKHTWNDRKLQVR; translated from the coding sequence TTGGAACGCTTAGAAGCGATGAGGCTGAATCCGGACTATGACCGTGGCAAGGCCGTATATGAGATCTGTGCGGTTTGTCATATGCCGGAAGGTTGGGGAACGCCAAACGGCGCCTATCCGCAAATTGCCGGTCAACACCGTTCTGTCGTGATCAAGCAACTGGCCGATATCCGAGCCAAGAATCGCGACAATCCTTCCATGTATCCATTCGCCCTGCCCGAAGAGATCGGCGACGCTCAAGCCATAGCTGATGTGGCCTATTACATCGAAGCGTTGAAGATGACTACCGCTACCGGCAAGGGTGATGGCAGCGATCTTCAACGTGGTGAATCGTTGTTTAAAAAACACTGTATCGACTGCCATGGTGAACAGGGGGAGGGGCAGTTCGATAAGGCCTATCCAGCCATCCATGGACAACACTACAACTATCTCCTGCGTCAGCTGATCTGGATCCAGAACGGCAAGCGGCGCAACGGTAACAAGGAGATGGTTAAAATCATCGAGGCCATGGATACGCGAGACTTCAAAGCGTTATCCGATTATGTATCCAGAATGCTGCCGCTGGCTGAGAAGCGTTCCAAACATACCTGGAATGATCGCAAGTTGCAGGTGAGATGA
- a CDS encoding sensor domain-containing diguanylate cyclase, producing the protein MNRQKIPVESDAAVELNGYSEHKELILSFLAVFIPASLLLAFIFYAFSTQTEEYELQTTLIREEAALNSASELTSLLLEQKLSDLLVIAEGEILRNYIHDPNLKNWIRAAREFSLFARRKPKYFQIRYLDKSGMEMIRINSDGTSQEITPQSQMQNKGDRYYFKNAIKLEVGEIYISPLDLNMERGEIERPFKPTVRFATPVADGYGEKQGIVIINYTPSELLDRITDIFTSLRGDAVMLNSQGFWLHGVPDEQLWGFMHGNDETFAKQNPDVWSIANSSEKGSFFADDGVYIFKKAYPLVRQRLGTLENVDESIVPSPNRAEMRYWIYLSHISKNLIEDLTAKRMIVATITYLLLFLVTAVISVFFAKNSVQKKAAFRKLQLYATTDDLTGLANRRELDKVALREYKRATRFSRHLSVLMIDLDHFKTVNDNYGHNTGDWVLKHVADICANAIRGQDFLARYGGEEFTILLPESEINNAALLAQRICDEVAVKPYQDGTQVIAVTISVGVSDIEDGDDNVDDLMYRADKALYEAKKRGRNQVVICSAGIFISHLAMISE; encoded by the coding sequence ATGAATAGGCAAAAGATACCTGTCGAGAGCGATGCCGCGGTTGAATTAAACGGATACTCTGAACATAAGGAGTTGATCCTCAGCTTCCTTGCGGTGTTCATTCCCGCATCCCTGTTACTGGCATTTATTTTTTATGCCTTCTCCACCCAGACCGAAGAATATGAGCTGCAAACCACATTGATTCGTGAAGAGGCGGCTTTGAACAGTGCCAGCGAATTGACCTCGTTGCTATTAGAGCAGAAGCTCTCCGATCTGCTGGTAATCGCGGAGGGGGAGATACTCAGAAACTATATCCATGATCCCAACCTGAAGAACTGGATACGTGCCGCGCGTGAGTTTTCCCTCTTTGCAAGACGGAAACCCAAGTATTTTCAGATAAGATACCTTGACAAAAGCGGCATGGAGATGATTCGCATCAACAGCGATGGCACGTCCCAGGAGATCACTCCCCAGAGTCAGATGCAAAACAAGGGGGATCGCTACTACTTCAAGAACGCAATCAAGTTGGAAGTGGGTGAAATCTATATCTCGCCTCTGGATCTGAATATGGAGCGGGGCGAAATCGAGCGGCCGTTTAAACCCACGGTACGCTTTGCCACGCCGGTGGCCGACGGATACGGGGAAAAACAGGGTATAGTGATTATCAACTATACACCGTCTGAGCTGTTGGATCGCATCACCGATATCTTCACAAGCCTACGTGGTGACGCGGTGATGCTTAACAGCCAGGGATTTTGGCTGCATGGTGTGCCGGATGAGCAATTGTGGGGCTTTATGCACGGCAATGATGAAACCTTCGCAAAACAGAATCCCGATGTCTGGTCCATTGCCAATAGTAGCGAGAAAGGCTCATTCTTTGCCGATGATGGTGTTTATATATTCAAGAAAGCCTATCCATTAGTTCGCCAGAGACTTGGAACGCTGGAGAATGTTGATGAATCGATTGTCCCCTCGCCAAACAGAGCCGAGATGAGATACTGGATCTATCTCTCCCATATTTCCAAAAACCTGATCGAAGATCTCACCGCCAAAAGAATGATCGTTGCCACAATTACCTATCTGTTGCTGTTTTTGGTGACCGCGGTGATCAGCGTCTTCTTCGCCAAGAACAGCGTGCAGAAAAAAGCAGCCTTTCGCAAGCTTCAACTCTACGCCACCACCGATGATCTCACCGGTCTCGCAAATAGACGTGAATTGGACAAGGTCGCGCTGCGCGAATATAAGCGCGCAACCCGTTTTTCGAGACATCTCTCGGTATTGATGATAGATCTCGATCATTTCAAAACGGTTAATGACAACTATGGTCACAACACCGGGGACTGGGTGCTGAAGCATGTGGCCGATATCTGCGCAAACGCGATCCGAGGACAGGATTTTCTCGCCCGTTACGGAGGCGAGGAGTTCACTATCCTGCTGCCGGAATCGGAGATCAATAATGCAGCTCTTCTGGCCCAGCGGATCTGTGATGAGGTCGCGGTCAAACCCTATCAGGATGGCACTCAGGTGATTGCAGTCACCATAAGTGTCGGTGTCAGCGACATCGAAGATGGTGATGATAATGTTGACGATCTGATGTATCGGGCAGACAAGGCTTTGTATGAAGCGAAGAAAAGGGGTCGCAACCAGGTAGTGATCTGTAGTGCCGGTATTTTTATCTCGCACCTTGCGATGATCAGCGAGTAA
- a CDS encoding class I SAM-dependent methyltransferase, translating to MPVVDQTASNDQSALFAEELLQILNHGATALMISIGHRTGLFDTMAKYPPGDSHRLAESAGLNERYVREWLGAMVTAGIVTYVAEDGSYSLPQAHAGLLTRDASPDNVAVFAQYVPLLGQVEDDIIDCFYNGGGVPYTRFKRFHEVMAEDSGQTVVSALFEHILPLIDGQLSRLEQGIDVLDVGCGRGQALLSLAKAFPNSNFTGYDFSSDAIHWARQEAQRQGLSNLLFEVKDAATMDETEEYDWIVTFDAIHDQKSPDRVLAAIHQALRDDGVYLMQDIKGSSHLHNNLDHPIGPLLYTLSTMHCMTVSLAQEGAGLGTVWGKELALQMLSEAGFKQVEVKELEHDFQNYFYIMHKN from the coding sequence CTGCCCGTTGTCGACCAGACGGCATCCAATGATCAATCTGCCCTCTTTGCCGAGGAATTATTACAGATACTCAACCATGGAGCGACAGCGCTGATGATATCCATCGGTCACCGCACTGGATTGTTCGACACCATGGCCAAGTATCCACCAGGAGACAGTCATAGGCTCGCCGAGTCGGCGGGATTGAACGAACGTTATGTGCGGGAGTGGTTGGGCGCCATGGTGACCGCCGGTATTGTCACGTATGTGGCAGAGGATGGCAGCTATAGCTTGCCTCAAGCCCATGCCGGATTACTGACCAGGGATGCCAGCCCGGACAATGTGGCGGTATTCGCCCAATACGTCCCGTTGCTTGGCCAGGTGGAAGACGACATCATCGACTGTTTCTACAATGGTGGCGGCGTGCCCTACACCCGCTTCAAGCGCTTTCATGAAGTGATGGCCGAGGATAGCGGGCAGACGGTGGTCAGCGCCCTGTTTGAACATATCCTGCCATTGATCGATGGTCAGTTATCCCGCCTGGAGCAGGGCATCGATGTGCTGGATGTGGGCTGCGGCCGGGGTCAGGCCCTGCTCTCATTGGCAAAGGCCTTCCCTAACAGCAACTTCACCGGTTACGACTTTTCCAGCGATGCCATACACTGGGCGCGGCAGGAGGCGCAGCGGCAGGGATTGAGCAACCTGCTGTTCGAGGTCAAGGATGCGGCCACCATGGATGAGACAGAGGAATATGATTGGATCGTCACCTTCGATGCCATCCATGATCAGAAGTCACCGGATCGGGTGTTAGCCGCCATTCATCAAGCGTTGCGTGACGATGGCGTCTATCTGATGCAGGACATCAAGGGATCGAGTCATCTGCATAACAATCTGGATCACCCTATCGGACCTTTGCTCTATACCCTTTCCACCATGCACTGCATGACGGTTTCACTGGCCCAGGAGGGTGCCGGGCTGGGTACAGTGTGGGGTAAGGAGCTGGCCCTGCAGATGTTGAGCGAGGCCGGTTTCAAGCAGGTCGAGGTGAAGGAGTTGGAGCACGATTTTCAGAACTACTTCTACATCATGCACAAAAATTGA